The Thermococcus henrietii genome segment AAGGGCGTCGTCGAGATGAAGCTCAACGGGAGGCTCATGGTCCTCGCCTTCGCGAGGAGCAGGGTTACCAACTGGACTGTGGTTGCTATTGCACCGAAGGACGAGCTGATAGGCTCCCTCGTTAGTTCTCTCAACACCGCAAAGGCAGACGCGTCCAGAAACCTCCTCTTCAGCCTGCTGGCCGCCTCGGTGATAGCGGTCGTCCTCGTCATAGCGGGGATTCAGTACCTCAGAAAAGCGTTGAGGCCGATAGAAGAGCTCACAAGTGCCGCGGAGCTGATAGCGGAGGGCAGACTCGAGGAAGCCAAAAAGGTCGTTGGGTCAATCGACTACCCCTACCGCGACGACGAGATTGGAAAGCTCCTTACCGCCTTTGAGGCAATCTCGCGCGACGTTATCGGAACCCTCAACGGCGTCATTCAGAAGCTCGAACGCCTCGCCGAGGGTGATTTGAGCAACGGTTTGAGCGTAGAAGCTAGGGGTGACCTGAGGAACATAATAAGCGCCCTCCGCGAAACGTCGGCCAAGATGAGAACGCTCATAGGGAACATAAGGCGCATAGGCCTTCTCCTTGACCAACAGGCGGGGGAGCTGGCGCAGATTGCTGAGAACGTCCGCGGCTCGATGGACCAAGTGAGCGAGGCCATAGAGCAGGTCAGCGTCGAAGCCCAGAGACAGCAGGAGAGCATCAACGAGATTACCGAGGGAATGCGCCTCGTTGCCCAGGTTACAGAGGAGACCTCGAGCATAATGGAAGAGTTTGAGAGGGCCGTTGAGGAGGTAACGAGGACGGCATCCGAGGGCGGACGGAAGGGCGATGAGGCCATACGGGACGTTGAGAGCATCAAGCGCTCGATGGACTTCATTGACGAGGCGGTGAGGGCCGTAAGTGAGATGAGCAAGAGGATAGGTGAGATAACCCAGACGATAGGGAACATCGCCGAGCAGACGAATCTCCTGGCTTTGAACGCCGCGATAGAGGCGGCACGTGCTGGAGACGCAGGAAAGGGCTTCGCGGTGGTTGCCCAGGAAATCCGCGGTCTGGCCGAGGAGAGCAAGGAGGCCGCGGAAAAGATACGCGAAATCATAGCCGAGATGGACGAGAAGGTCAGGAGGGCCGTTGAGGAAACGAAGAAGGGCGTTGACACGGTTTCAAACTCGACCGAGACCCTCAAGGAGAGCCTTGGCTACCTCGGATACATAGCTGAGATGATTGGCTCGATAGGCGAAAGGGTCTCTGAGGTAAAGGAGCAGGCCGAGAGGACGAAGGAGGAAGTCGAGAAGGCCCTTAGGGCCCTTGAGAACCTCGCCGCGAGCGCCGAAGAGACAACCGCCTCTGCCGAGGAGGTCAGCTCGGCGATGCAGGAGCAGAGGGCTGAGATAGAGGCTCTAAGCGAAGAGGCCAGGAAGCTCAAGGAGATAGCGCGGGAGCTCCGCGAGAACGTGGAGCAGTTCCGCCTCTAATCCTCTTTTTTGAAGGTTTCCCAGAAGACCGCCATCGAGAGCGAGTAAAGTAGAGCCGTTATGAAGAAGGGCCATGTTAGTGAGACGTCGAAGATGAAACCTCCGATGAACTGGCCCACTCCAAAGGTGGCCGTCCAGGAGAGGTTGTTGAGCGCCATCGCGGTTGAGCGCTCCTCCTTGCTGAAGAAGCCCATCATGAAGGAGCTCCATATCGGGTTGACGATGTTCATCAGGATTGTCCTGACGGTGTAAAGGAGTGCTGCGACCGGGAAGCTTGGGGAGAGGGGCATGAGGGCTATCAAAGCGCTCGCGCTCCCGTTGAAGGCTACGATGGTCTTCACACTGCCCATCCTGTCCGCGATTATGGGGAGGATGAACGTGCCGAGACCCATTATAAACTGCTGAACCGCGAAGAGCCAGCCGATGCTCTCAAGGCTCGTCCCAAAGCGCTGGTTGAACCACAGCCCAACGTAGGGTATCGCTATTCCGGCTCCAAGGCCTATTAACGCCTGTGGAACCGCGAACTTCGCGATTCTCCGGAGGATTTCTCCCCGGAGCTTTATCCTCCTTCCGCCGTTGAGTACTGGTCTCGTGGGAAGGATTACCAGAAAGCGAAGGGGAATGACGAGGAGAACAAGGGCGAACGTTTCCCTGTACGTCAGCCACCGGGGGAGAACTCCGGCGATGATTAGTCCAATCGCCGAGCCGATGGTTCCAAGGGCAGAGGACAGGCTGAACAGGTAGTGCCTCTTCTCGTCGCTCACTTCTCCGCTTAGGAGGGAAGTAAAGGACGGGCTCTCGAAGGCGAGACCGATTCCAACGAGGGCACCGCCGATGGCCAGGGGCAGGAGGGAAGGAAATGCCACCTGGATGGCTCTCCCCGAGAACATCAGCCCCAGTCCGAGGAGGATGGAGCGCTTGTAGCCGAGCTTAGCGCTCAGGGGGCCTGAGAAGAGGAGTGCCAGTGCCTGTGCGAGTGTTGATGCCGAGAACACCACACCGACGTCACCGTAGGTGTAGCCGAGGGACTTCATGTAGAAGGGCAGGATGAACCACGCTATGTTCCCGCCCAGCCAGGCGATGAAGGAGTAAAGCACAAGCAACCAAGCATCCCTGGAAAATCCCCTGTACTTCTGTAGAGACATGAACGTTTAGATGGCTGTCGAGTATATAAAACTTGTGAGGGAGGGAAGGTAGCTGAAGGTTAAAATGGCAACGGGAAGCTGACGGCAAAGAGGAGAAAGACAAAAATCAGCCGAGAGACCCCATAAACTCCTCAACGGCCTTCGCAGTTTCGCGGTAGGTCTTCCCCGCCAGTATGACGACGTAGTAGTTCGGGTTGTAGGGGTTCTTGAGCTTGGCCACAATGTAGCCCTTGCTCATAAGCTCGTTCTTGAGCTCGTTGACCTTGTCTGCGCCGTAGACTTTCTCAAGAACCTCCCAGGCCCTGTTGCTAACCCACCCTCCGATTATTATGACGTTCTTGTCCTTCGGAAGGCCGTTGTCGAGGATGTATGTGTCGTTGACTATGAGGGAGTTTACATCGTTCGTCGCCGTCACCGTCGGGGCTGTCACTGAGACGGTTCTGGTAACGTACGTTGTTCTGATGAAGCGGTAACCTTCTATCCCAACGACGTTCCCGTTGTCATCTTTTTTGTAGACGGCGGTGAACTTTAAGTTCCATCCCGGAATGGGGATGTTGATGGACGTTCCGGGCTGGAGGTAGACCTCGGGGAACTTGGGGTTGCTCGCGTTCACGTGGAGGTAAATGGAGTACGTCTTCTCTTCGCTGTTAATGTGCCAGACCCACTGTCCACTGTAGACATCGCCGCTTCTGTGGGTCTCCTTCAGATGATAGTACCAGTACCGGTATATGACCGCCTTGGAGCCGCTTATCCCCGTGAAGAACTCCAAGGGGTTTATGACAACGACCTCTTGAACTCCAGACTGCAGGAGGGTTTCAACTTCCTCCTTGGGAAAGGAGTCGTAGGACTTAAAGACGTCTTCGCCCGCTTCATGGCATATCAGATAGTATTTGCCCTCGTCCATGACCTCAAGAAAAACCCCGTCTGGGTAGTGGACGTCAACGAGCATCTCGTTCGTCTGCTCGTTCATGTCATGAAAGTACAGCCAAATGCTTCCAAGGTACAGGCTAGTGCCGATATCGCTTGAGTTCTGGGTGACGTTTACGAGCCTATAAATGTACAGCGTGTTCACGTTATCGAGCTTTGTGTAAACTAAGACGTTGTACTGGTTTGAGCCGAGAGGTACCAGGCTCTGGTTGAACGTTACACTTATGCTCCCGTCCCCGAGCTCGGCGGTTCCCGAGTTGGGATTGTATGCTATCCTGGAGAAGTTCACGGCCAGGACTATGCCCCCGTTGCTGAGGTTTTTGGTCAGGGGCAACCCGAGGTCCGGCATGTCCCTGCTCGTAAGGATGTAGTACTGGTTCTCGTCCGGTATCACCACGCTGTGGTACTCCACGGGCACGACAACGCTCTTTGTGTACGTTTTCTCGCTTATCCCCTTTAAAACTAGAAAAGCACCGAGTCTCGCCCCAGCTATTGCATCCTCATTTATGTGGAGGGGGACTTTATTGACCACCTTCGTGGTGGGCAACACGATTATCGTGTTCGCTGAGTTGAAAGGGGCTCCCGCCGTTGTTCCCAAGGTGACAACCAGCATCAGCAAAAGCCCGAGGAGCATCGAGGCTCTCTTGTGTCCCATCTCACCCACCATCACGGTTTCCACCTTCAACCTTTATTAACCCTTCCCGGAACTTTGAAGTGCGATGATGAGTGAATCCAATGCTGACGGGATGATGAACCCCGAACCTGAGCGCGAGGTGGTTGAACTGGAAAAACTCCGGAAGAGCGTTGAAGAGCTAACAAGACAGGTTGCCAGGCTGGAGGAAAGGAGAAAGCCCGACTCCCTCGGCTGGGACGACATAGCGCAGGAGATAGTCGGCGCGATAACCTTCGCGCTCCCCTTCATCTTCACGGGCGAGGTCTGGGACGTGGCAAAGGACATCTCGGTCGAGCGCTCGCTCGCCATCTTCCTCATGACGATTGGCCTCGCTTATCTGTTCCTAACGAAGGCAGGACTCGGAAACCTGAAACGCGAGGAAATCTTTCACGTCCCCAAGAGGCTTATAACCGTCGCCCTCATCTCCTACGCCGTTTCCGCGGTTCTAATCTACCTCTTCGGCATAGACTACATAGCTCACTTCGACGCGGTTCAATACTTCAACGCGACGGTCATAATAAGCACCTTCGCGGTCATAGGCGCGATAGCGGTTGACATGGTGAGGTGAATGAAAGTAATAACAGGAAAGCGCTGGGAGGCCTTCGCCGATGAGAATGCCGTCCTTTTTCCCGAGTACCAAAAGAACCGAGACGAGCTGATTAACTTCGTGAACTCGCTGAAGGGCGACGAGACCATCGTTACGGCAAGTCTGGAGCTGGTGGACCTGATAGCGAACCGCTTTAGGAAGGGCGAGGAGAACGTTCTAATCTATTCGGACACGGGGAGGAGCATAACGCTCAAGGAAGCCTACGAGCTGAGGAAATACCTCGATTTCGATGTTCGCGGGGGCTTCTCGGGGGAAATGGCCAAAACGAGCGTACTCTTCGTTGAGGGAAAGACCGACGCCAAGTTCTTCAAGGCCGTCTTCAAGAAGCTCTTCGAGTTCAGGGAGAGTCAAAAGGCCCCGTACCAGTTCAGGTTTATAGAGCGCGTCTTTGAGCGCGACAACTTCGACCTCCTCAGACGGGAATCTGACGGGGCTTACCTCGCCGTTATCCCGAGCGAGGGCAACTCCGGGGTGATTAGAAACCTTGGAAACTTCCTAAAAGCCATGGAGGTCTTTGATTTCAGCGTTGAGAGGCTCGGCGTTGCGGTTGACATAGACGAGAGTAGGGAAAGCGCCCTCGCCTCGATAGCTGGGAAGCTCTCGGGCTTTGAGCATGAAACTACGGTGAGGGGCTATCTCGTCGGGAAAACCGAGGTGATTCCGCTCGTTATCGGACTGCCCTTCGAGGACGAGCTGATAGAGTGGAAAAAACCGACGGTCGAGGACCTGATGCTCCACCTCATCGAGCGCGAGGGACTGCTCGACAGGGTCAGGCCGGGCATTAAGGCCCTCAACGAGAGCCTCGGGAGGAAGCTCAAGCCCAAGGAAGTCATGTATCTGGCGCTTTCCGCATACGGACACTGGGGCAACCTCGAGGGCTTCTACGAGCTGTTCGTCATGCGCTCCCGGTTCAGGAACCTCAAGGCGGTTCTGAGGGAAGCCGGACTTATGGAGGGCCTCAGATACCTCGCATTTTCAGAGCGCTGAACTTTTAAGTTTTCCCTCCAATTCCCTTCGGTGATAAAGGTGAAGCTCGTCTCATTCGACGTCTGGAACACCCTCCTCGACATAGAGGTCATGCTCGATGCCCTCATGGTGGAGCTGACGAAGCTCATGGGGGCATGCATACTCGACGTGGCCGAGGGAATAATGCTGACGCGCGAGAGGATAAAGGCCATGCGCGCCAGAGGTGAAGGCGACCCGAGGCGGGCCTTGGAGGAGAGCCAGGAGATGCTGGCAGATTTACTCGGAATAGACGTCGAGCTGGTGAAGCGGGCCGCGGCAAGGGCGGTCCTCAAGGTCGATGAGGAGATGGTGCTCCCCGGAACCAAAAAGGCTCTTGAGGGCGTCAAGAGGAAGGGCCTGAAAGTTACCGTCACGGGCAACGTGATGTTCTGGCCCGGCTCGTACACGAGGCTTCTGCTCGAGCGCTTCGGGCTCATGAACTACATCGACAAAACCTTCTTCGCCGACGAGGTTCTCGCTTACAAACCCCTGCCAGAGATGTTTAGGAAACCTTTGGAGACTTTCAACGTGAAGCCTGAGGAGGCCATACACATCGGCGACACGAAGGCGGAGGACTTTGAAGGTGCATTAAGGGCCGGCCTCTGGGCGGTCTGGATTAACCCCGAGGCCGAGGGCGTGAGGAGAATCCACGAGAGGGGCTTCGAGGTGCCGAGCGTCGAGGGGATTCTGGAGGTTTTGGAGAGAATAGAAAACGGGAAATAACTCGCCTATTACTTCTTCACCTTCAACCAGGCCCCAAGTCCGACCTGCTTCGTCTTCTGATACCTTAAGTCTTCCTTCCGGTAGCCGAAGGCTTTTAGAATCCTCTCAACAGCGGGGAGAACCTGGTTCTCGATGTAGTACTCCGCATCGTAGCGGTGCTTCGTCGGGTCGAACTCGTCGGCGGGAATCGCCCTGTCGCCTATCCTTCCAGAGCCCTTTAGGACGATATAGCTTATCACCGTGCCGGGCCGGATTTTCACTCCTCGCGCCGCGAGCCTCTTAGCAACGGCAACGTGCGGACCGGTGGCTTTGTAATCCTTCAAATCGCGCGTTATCTGCTCGTGGATTACCAGCTTCTCGGGCGGGACTTCGTACTTGCTCAGCTTTTCCGTCACTTCCTTGACTATCCTGACGGCCTCCTCGACGTCACCGTGCTTGAGTATCGCCTCGAGAACCCTAGCCTGCGTCTCCTTCGCTATCTCGCTCCAGTCGCGCCTTACAATCTCAAGGCCCCTCGTGATTATCTTGCCCTCCTCATCTATCACCGCGTACTTCTTCTTCGTGACGAAGAAGCCCCTCACGTAGAAGCCCTCGTACTCAAGTTCGAGCAGGCCGGGCAGTTTTGGATTAATGTATCTTAAGAACTCCTTTGCTTTTTTCTTGACTGTTTCAGCGTCTGCTCCGGGAATAGTAGCATGGAGACCGTCTGTATCGGCATAGAGAACTTTAAAACCGAATTTTTCTTCGAGTTCCCGGATAACCATTTCTATGTACTCCCTTCCCCATGCCGTAACGCTCTCGGCGCACTCCTTGCAGTACCACCGGGCCTTGGCGTAGCCGTAGTAGCCGTAGTAACTGTTGTGCGCGTAGAGGAGTCCAAAGCCAGCCAAAAAGTTCTCGTCCTCCTCGACGCTCAGGTCGTAGACGTGGCCTTCATAGTGTCTCTTCTTGACTTCCACGACCCTGTCGAGGACGATGTCCCCACTGATTAGCCATTCTATTCTCTTGGCCTTCTCCCCGTCGAGTCTTCCGTTATCAACGAGCTCCCGGAACTTTTCGTAGCTCATGTTCTTCTGGAAGACCTTACCGAACGTTTCCTCAAGCACTTCCTTAGGTATGACGTGGGAATAATAGGCGTTCTTTTTCTTTTTGTAGTCCGTGAACGGAAGCTCCTCGTTAACGTAGACCCTGTAAACTCCGCTGTCGTATCTAAGCCTGATGGCAGAGACGCCGAGGGAGTTGAGGAGAAGGACCAGGCCGTTCACCAAAATCTCGCTCTTTGTCGAAAGGCGAACCCTCTTGTTCGGGTGAACGTCGCCATCGCCGATGAAGTATCCCTCAAGGAATGCCCAGCGCACGCTCTCAGGAGATGTGAAGATTACCTCTGGAACCCGCTTGTTCTCCGCTAAAGTCCCGCAGAGAGCCTCAAAGATAATGCACGCCATTTTCTTTGGAATCTCGACGTAGTTCTTCCCACGCCTCACCTTTCCAAAGAACCTTTCTGAGAGACGCTCCATGTCGTCGAGAACGCTCTCATCGTTGTTGTAAAGCTTAACGGAATAACTCCAGCCGTTCTTTGGGTTCCTCTGCTTGCCCGCGTAGCCCTCGCTCACGTAGTAGCCAAGGAGCTTTGCGAAGTTCTCATCGACCTCTATAAACGGGCTCATCCTAAAGCCGTTTCTGGTTCCAATTTTCCACTCCTTCAGCTCCTCCTCAGGCATGAGCGCTATAACGTCTCTAACGGCGTTGAATTCGATGAGATACTCCTTTCTATTGCGGTTGTATCTGACGGCTTCCACCAAGCCCTCGTAGAGGGTCCTGTACTTTTTGAGCCCTTCCCCGTCGATGATTTCGTAGCCGATTTTCCTGAGTTTTACGTATCCGAGCTCCTCCAGGTGCTTCAAGTAGCGCCTCGCAGTTCTCGGCCTCTTTTCCTCACCGAAAATCCACCGGAGGGTTCTGAGCATTCCCTTGAAGAAGTTCTTTCTGCCTCTCGTCGGAATCGTCAGTACTATGTCCTCCGTTTCTTCCTCCGGCAGTTCGAGAAGTAGTTGGACAATGTTCAACGTTTCCTTTCTTTCGGGCAGGCGCACGCGCTTTGGAACCGCGAGGAGGTCTCCGGCTCTGATTTCCCCTCCAGTTACCTCCGCGAGCTCCCCATTCCTGTAAGCGAAAAGGCTGTGGCCCTCTGTTACGGTTATTCTCCTGCCTGAGCTCAGGGTTATCTCGTAGACGTTTCCAGAATAGCGATGCCTTATCAGGGCTTTCACTGGCATTAGGCGGGCTTTCTTGGATTTCCTGTCAAACGAAAAGGCGTGAATTCCACTGACC includes the following:
- a CDS encoding methyl-accepting chemotaxis protein — protein: MEGKALRFRQKLYLVLIGTVIVIMLLMATAQLRGIERMGNTMEKTMGPTITEQAEKIALLESEKYAITIDEKLRPLQLVADSYAHSIASDYAIDNYLPGYTQSPNFWNTVEKKLTELRGSEGDIINAYYADHTGRIKIVPPAKLPSGFNATKSTWYRRAAENGSFWMEPYRDVITNRTVISYITPVVYNGTVEGVLGIDVDFSSLFNEIISTRIGKTGYLFVLSPNGTVIIHPNKALIHRVNVFTNESYAPLASAMKREGKGVVEMKLNGRLMVLAFARSRVTNWTVVAIAPKDELIGSLVSSLNTAKADASRNLLFSLLAASVIAVVLVIAGIQYLRKALRPIEELTSAAELIAEGRLEEAKKVVGSIDYPYRDDEIGKLLTAFEAISRDVIGTLNGVIQKLERLAEGDLSNGLSVEARGDLRNIISALRETSAKMRTLIGNIRRIGLLLDQQAGELAQIAENVRGSMDQVSEAIEQVSVEAQRQQESINEITEGMRLVAQVTEETSSIMEEFERAVEEVTRTASEGGRKGDEAIRDVESIKRSMDFIDEAVRAVSEMSKRIGEITQTIGNIAEQTNLLALNAAIEAARAGDAGKGFAVVAQEIRGLAEESKEAAEKIREIIAEMDEKVRRAVEETKKGVDTVSNSTETLKESLGYLGYIAEMIGSIGERVSEVKEQAERTKEEVEKALRALENLAASAEETTASAEEVSSAMQEQRAEIEALSEEARKLKEIARELRENVEQFRL
- a CDS encoding MFS transporter, which translates into the protein MSLQKYRGFSRDAWLLVLYSFIAWLGGNIAWFILPFYMKSLGYTYGDVGVVFSASTLAQALALLFSGPLSAKLGYKRSILLGLGLMFSGRAIQVAFPSLLPLAIGGALVGIGLAFESPSFTSLLSGEVSDEKRHYLFSLSSALGTIGSAIGLIIAGVLPRWLTYRETFALVLLVIPLRFLVILPTRPVLNGGRRIKLRGEILRRIAKFAVPQALIGLGAGIAIPYVGLWFNQRFGTSLESIGWLFAVQQFIMGLGTFILPIIADRMGSVKTIVAFNGSASALIALMPLSPSFPVAALLYTVRTILMNIVNPIWSSFMMGFFSKEERSTAMALNNLSWTATFGVGQFIGGFIFDVSLTWPFFITALLYSLSMAVFWETFKKED
- a CDS encoding S-layer protein; translation: MVGEMGHKRASMLLGLLLMLVVTLGTTAGAPFNSANTIIVLPTTKVVNKVPLHINEDAIAGARLGAFLVLKGISEKTYTKSVVVPVEYHSVVIPDENQYYILTSRDMPDLGLPLTKNLSNGGIVLAVNFSRIAYNPNSGTAELGDGSISVTFNQSLVPLGSNQYNVLVYTKLDNVNTLYIYRLVNVTQNSSDIGTSLYLGSIWLYFHDMNEQTNEMLVDVHYPDGVFLEVMDEGKYYLICHEAGEDVFKSYDSFPKEEVETLLQSGVQEVVVINPLEFFTGISGSKAVIYRYWYYHLKETHRSGDVYSGQWVWHINSEEKTYSIYLHVNASNPKFPEVYLQPGTSINIPIPGWNLKFTAVYKKDDNGNVVGIEGYRFIRTTYVTRTVSVTAPTVTATNDVNSLIVNDTYILDNGLPKDKNVIIIGGWVSNRAWEVLEKVYGADKVNELKNELMSKGYIVAKLKNPYNPNYYVVILAGKTYRETAKAVEEFMGSLG
- a CDS encoding DUF2391 family protein — encoded protein: MSESNADGMMNPEPEREVVELEKLRKSVEELTRQVARLEERRKPDSLGWDDIAQEIVGAITFALPFIFTGEVWDVAKDISVERSLAIFLMTIGLAYLFLTKAGLGNLKREEIFHVPKRLITVALISYAVSAVLIYLFGIDYIAHFDAVQYFNATVIISTFAVIGAIAVDMVR
- a CDS encoding DUF3226 domain-containing protein; translation: MKVITGKRWEAFADENAVLFPEYQKNRDELINFVNSLKGDETIVTASLELVDLIANRFRKGEENVLIYSDTGRSITLKEAYELRKYLDFDVRGGFSGEMAKTSVLFVEGKTDAKFFKAVFKKLFEFRESQKAPYQFRFIERVFERDNFDLLRRESDGAYLAVIPSEGNSGVIRNLGNFLKAMEVFDFSVERLGVAVDIDESRESALASIAGKLSGFEHETTVRGYLVGKTEVIPLVIGLPFEDELIEWKKPTVEDLMLHLIEREGLLDRVRPGIKALNESLGRKLKPKEVMYLALSAYGHWGNLEGFYELFVMRSRFRNLKAVLREAGLMEGLRYLAFSER
- a CDS encoding HAD family hydrolase; the encoded protein is MKLVSFDVWNTLLDIEVMLDALMVELTKLMGACILDVAEGIMLTRERIKAMRARGEGDPRRALEESQEMLADLLGIDVELVKRAAARAVLKVDEEMVLPGTKKALEGVKRKGLKVTVTGNVMFWPGSYTRLLLERFGLMNYIDKTFFADEVLAYKPLPEMFRKPLETFNVKPEEAIHIGDTKAEDFEGALRAGLWAVWINPEAEGVRRIHERGFEVPSVEGILEVLERIENGK
- a CDS encoding DNA polymerase domain-containing protein: MILDTDYITENGKPVIRVFKKENGEFKIEYDRTFEPYFYALLKDDSAIEDVKKVTAKRHGTVVRVKRAEKVQKKFLGRPIEVWKLYFNHPQDVPAIRDRIRAHPAVVDIYEYDIPFAKRYLIDKGLIPMEGDEELTMLAFDIETLYHEGEEFAEGPILMISYADGREARVITWKKIDLPYVDVVSTEKEMIKRFLRIVKEKDPDVLITYNGDNFDFTYLKKRCEKLGIKFTLGRDGSEPKIQRMGDRFAVEVKGRIHFDLYPVIRRTINLPTYTLEAVYEAIFGKPKEKVYAEEIAQAWESGEGLERVARYSMEDAKVTYELGREFFPMEAQLSRLIGQSLWDVSRSSTGNLVEWFLLRKAYERNELAPNKPDERELARRRGGYAGGYVKEPERGLWDNIVYLDFRSLYPSIIITHNVSPDTLNREGCKEYDVAPEVGHKFCKDFPGFIPSLLGDLLEERQKIKRKMKATVDPLEKKLLDYRQRAIKILANSLLPEEWIPVVKNGDIKLVRIGEFVDGLMKDEKERVKRDGNTEVLEVSGIHAFSFDRKSKKARLMPVKALIRHRYSGNVYEITLSSGRRITVTEGHSLFAYRNGELAEVTGGEIRAGDLLAVPKRVRLPERKETLNIVQLLLELPEEETEDIVLTIPTRGRKNFFKGMLRTLRWIFGEEKRPRTARRYLKHLEELGYVKLRKIGYEIIDGEGLKKYRTLYEGLVEAVRYNRNRKEYLIEFNAVRDVIALMPEEELKEWKIGTRNGFRMSPFIEVDENFAKLLGYYVSEGYAGKQRNPKNGWSYSVKLYNNDESVLDDMERLSERFFGKVRRGKNYVEIPKKMACIIFEALCGTLAENKRVPEVIFTSPESVRWAFLEGYFIGDGDVHPNKRVRLSTKSEILVNGLVLLLNSLGVSAIRLRYDSGVYRVYVNEELPFTDYKKKKNAYYSHVIPKEVLEETFGKVFQKNMSYEKFRELVDNGRLDGEKAKRIEWLISGDIVLDRVVEVKKRHYEGHVYDLSVEEDENFLAGFGLLYAHNSYYGYYGYAKARWYCKECAESVTAWGREYIEMVIRELEEKFGFKVLYADTDGLHATIPGADAETVKKKAKEFLRYINPKLPGLLELEYEGFYVRGFFVTKKKYAVIDEEGKIITRGLEIVRRDWSEIAKETQARVLEAILKHGDVEEAVRIVKEVTEKLSKYEVPPEKLVIHEQITRDLKDYKATGPHVAVAKRLAARGVKIRPGTVISYIVLKGSGRIGDRAIPADEFDPTKHRYDAEYYIENQVLPAVERILKAFGYRKEDLRYQKTKQVGLGAWLKVKK